Proteins from a single region of Corylus avellana chromosome ca11, CavTom2PMs-1.0:
- the LOC132165170 gene encoding dnaJ homolog subfamily C GRV2-like, which yields MDSSIHSSQSTPPPLEEPEYLARYLVIKHSWRGRYKRILCVSSVSIVTLDPSTLAVTNSYDVATDFEGAVPIIGRDDNSNEFNLSVRTDGRGKFRAIKFSSRYKASILTELHRIRWNRLNAVAEFPVLHLRRRTTEWVPFKLKVTHVGVEIIDLKSGDLRWCLDFRDMDSPAIILLSDAYGKKSVEHGGFVYGNKPEYAGRV from the exons ATGGATTCCTCTATTCACAGTTCCCAATCGACCCCTCCCCCTCTGGAAGAGCCCGAGTACTTGGCCCGCTACCTCGTCATCAAGCACTCCTGGCGCGGTCGATACAAGCGCATACTATGCGTCTCCAGCGTCTCTATAGTCACCCTCGACCCCTCCACGCTCGCCGTCACCAACTCCTACGATGTCGCCACCGATTTCGAGGGCGCCGTGCCGATAATCGGCCGCGACGACAATTCGAACGAGTTCAATCTCAGCGTGCGAACCGACGGGCGTGGCAAATTCAGGGCGATTAAGTTTTCGTCACGGTATAAGGCGAGTATACTGACGGAATTGCATAGGATTCGGTGGAATAGGCTCAACGCCGTGGCCGAGTTTCCGGTGTTACATCTGCGGCGGCGGACCACAGAGTGGGTTCCTTTT AAATTGAAAGTTACTCATGTTGGTGTCgaaattattgatttaaaatCTGGAGACCTTCGCTGGTGCTTGGATTTTAGAGACATGGATTCCCCTgccatcattcttctttctgaTGCTTATGGGAAGAAAAGTGTTGAACATGGAGGTTTT gtgtacggaaataagcctgagtacgctGGCAGAGTCTGA
- the LOC132165168 gene encoding omega-hydroxypalmitate O-feruloyl transferase-like produces MALPWVQELHFAHLKISLTIDGIVPVMPSSSIPASPGDSLYLSNLDDMIGARVFTPTIYFYQSGNINSSQKPVMKILGDALAQVLVPYYPLSGRLRETENGKLEVFFGPKQGALMVEAHSEMALADLGDLTVPNPGWEPLIFKFPDEEPYKVLDMPLVIAQVTVFRCGGFSLGLRLCHCICDGIGAMQFVGAWAATAKAGTLITNPQPCWERELFLPRNPPVAKFRHVEFMRIEEGSSLTMSLWQTKPVQKCYRVSREFQSHLKNLAQPDDDAFSCTTFDAMAAHIWRSWVRALDVKPLNYELRLTFSVNARQKLQNPPLKDGFYGNVLCVACATSTVSKLVNERLSDTTRLVREARLNVSEEYLKSTVDFIEVDRPKQLEFGGKLTITQWTRFSIYEGSDFGWARPIYAGPIDLTPTPQVCVFLPEGNADLNGTMVMCICLPEVVTDKFTENAVVAKQEEQSEGGGFWVGRVVARGEMRRRGRGNAILCGAEGADGEGVQCEGGCVECQSDFVHNVGWRFAVLWRVYCRDFRGSIEGELEVVEADLRHGVARGQGLVEEDDLQGCFKKVFCGPRLK; encoded by the exons ATGGCTCTTCCGTGGGTTCAAGAGCTCCATTTCGCTCACCTGAAAATCTCTCTGACCATCGATGGCATTGTTCCTGTCATGCCCTCAAGCTCCATTCCTGCTAGCCCTGGCGACAGCCTTTACCTCTCTAACCTCGACGACATGATCGGAGCACGCGTCTTCACCcctacaatatatttttatcagtCAGGTAACATAAATTCCAGCCAAAAACCTGTCATGAAAATACTAGGTGATGCTCTTGCACAAGTCCTAGTCCCTTACTATCCTTTATCAGGCCGGCTTAGAGAGACCGAAAATGGTAAGCTCGAAGTGTTTTTTGGACCTAAACAAGGGGCGCTCATGGTGGAGGCACACTCTGAAATGGCGTTGGCAGATTTAGGAGACCTCACAGTGCCGAACCCTGGTTGGGAACCGTTGATCTTCAAGTTCCCTGATGAGGAGCCGTACAAAGTTCTTGACATGCCATTGGTCATAGCTCAGGTAACTGTTTTTAGATGTGGTGGGTTTAGCCTAGGCTTGAGGCTCTGCCATTGTATTTGTGATGGAATTGGTGCCATGCAATTTGTTGGGGCATGGGCTGCCACAGCAAAGGCAGGGACCTTGATAACAAACCCTCAGCCATGTTGGGAGAGGGAACTCTTTCTGCCTCGCAACCCTCCGGTGGCGAAATTCCGACATGTCGAGTTTATGAGAATTGAAGAGGGGTCGAGCCTAACAATGAGTCTTTGGCAAACCAAGCCTGTTCAGAAGTGTTACCGGGTTAGCCGGGAGTTCCAATCTCATCTGAAAAATCTGGCTCAGCCGGATGATGATGCTTTTTCATGCACTACCTTTGATGCTATGGCTGCTCATATATGGAGGTCATGGGTGAGAGCACTCGATGTAAAACCACTAAACTATGAGCTTCGGCTTACATTTTCCGTCAATGCTCGCCAGAAGCTGCAAAACCCACCATTAAAAGACGGGTTTTACGGCAACGTGCTGTGCGTGGCATGCGCAACAAGCACCGTCTCAAAGCTTGTAAATGAACGGCTTTCTGACACAACCCGTTTAGTTCGCGAAGCAAGACTTAATGTTTCAGAGGAGTATTTGAAGTCTACGGTGGATTTCATTGAGGTGGACAGGCCAAAACAACTtgaatttggaggaaaattgaCAATTACTCAATGGACTAGATTTTCCATATACGAGGGTTCAGATTTTGGGTGGGCAAGGCCAATATATGCTGGTCCTATAGATCTGACTCCCACACCTCAAGTTTGTGTGTTCCTCCCAGAAGGAAATGCTGATCTTAATGGGACAATGGTGATGTGCATTTGCCTACCAGAGGTCGTTACTGATAAGTTTACAGA GAACGCCGTGGTTGCCAAACAGGAGGAACAATCTGAAGGTGGCGGATTTTGGGTTGGCCGTGTGGTTGCCAGAGGGGAAATGCGTCGGAGGGGTCGTGGGAACGCAATATTATGTGGCGCCGAAGGTGCTGATGGGGAGGGAGTACAATGCGAAGGTGGATGTGTGGAGTGTCAAAGTGATTTTGTACATAATGTTGGCTGGCGTTTTGCCGTTTTATGGCGAGTCTACTGCAGAGATTTTCGAGGCAGCATTGAGGGGGAACTTGAGGTTGTTGAGGCGGATCTTCGGCACGGTGTCGCCCGCGGCCAAGGACTTGTTGAGGAAGATGATTTGCAGGGATGCTTCAAGAAGGTTTTCTGCGGACCAAGGCTTAAGTAA
- the LOC132165169 gene encoding phosphoenolpyruvate carboxylase kinase 1-like, giving the protein MRWPATPFLGHGNAAWLPEGRCVGGVVGTPYYVAPEVLMGREYNEKVDVWSAGVILYIMLAGVPPFYGESAAEIFEAVLRGNLRFPTRIFRTVSPAAKDLLRKMICRDVSRRFSADQGSNEEFRSS; this is encoded by the exons atgaggtggccggccaccccatttttgggtCATGGGAACGCCGCGTGGTTGCCGGAGGGGAGATGCGTCGGAGGGGTCGTGGGAACGCCGTATTATGTGGCGCCGGAGGTGCTGATGGGGAGGGAGTACAATGAGAAGGTGGATGTGTGGAGTGCCGGTGTGATTTTGTACATAATGTTGGCCGGGGTTCCGCCGTTTTACGGCGAGTCTGCGGCGGAGATTTTCGAGGCGGTGTTGAGGGGGAACTTGAGGTTCCCGACGCGGATCTTCCGCACGGTTTCGCCGGCGGCCAAGGACTTGTTGAGGAAGATGATTTGCAGAGATGTTTCAAGAAGGTTTTCAGCGGACCAGGGCTCAA ATGAAGAATTTAGGTCTAGTTAG